One Xyrauchen texanus isolate HMW12.3.18 chromosome 26, RBS_HiC_50CHRs, whole genome shotgun sequence genomic window, TGTCAACTGCCAGGAGCAGTAGCTAGGTAACAGACATCCAGCTATCATGAAGTGAACGTTCCCACCTTGATCAGAGAAATGCTGTTTTCCCGAATCAGACGATAGTGCATGCCAGAAGCATGGCCTCTTTTAATATTGTTTGCTACTTTTTGTGTGCTGGATTTATtcatcattacagtggaaacaacttaaaatactccatcatttttgggtatacagagacgtttaagacatcattagagactataaagggtctacttttatttgtgtacactcacaataacaacaaaaccttgtgctttgtaaaataaagaaaatacagctCTGTCTctgcaagcatatttctgaaacacgtcaaaaaaaggaactgaaactctgcaaatacttatcacataaacatgaaacatatgtctaaagaaagtttaaaatgtctacttttaaataaaacaattcaaatttaaaacaatgtaaaatatgtaaatttaaaatattatcctgcaatgtaatctgtatgaaacaaagctatattagttgacatgctattttatataaacatgtacatattttactagtgggactgtttccagaattGCCAGCCagttcagagtattgaaatttgaaatatgactcctaataggcaagttttagttacatttaaaatgttgtttcagctaaagcaggtatttaaattgtatgctgtttgatataaatataatatgtaatatgatataaaaataatatgaattttttgattatattttaactagcgtttatgctgcctcattatcatcaacaaagcttgtgcttgcaaatatgtgttcgggtgtaaatgtgtaaaattgtaaatatgcccatattagaaaatctgcatatgatgctgaaaattcagctttgatcaaaaattgcattttacaacatattcaaatagaaaactgttcttttaaattgtaaaaatatttcacactatcactgtttttgctgtattttggatcaaataacagccttggtgagcagaagagacttcttttaaaaacataaaaaatcttactaatctaaacattttaaacagtagtgtaggtctaacgtttttaagtaaagtctttatgtaaagaaaatgtatagtcagattacttgttttaacttaaactttatatgatcattaagtctcctcgcattcattctctttctgtcacattcctcattgatgggcccaggggagggtctttgtctcctcaggtgtaaattacgtcaatattcatgatagttcacgcctcctcgcatatgacctttctgacactaaaagtgtcttacaaaagttcaattactatattgttttgtatgaatgagtgctcaggatggttttcacatcaatttgtagcaaaaactcaaggctacaagatccagttctcaaaagtcttgtggacaaatgtttagtatgtgttatatggccttatttcaatgattaaaaattttgttttttcaaaaaccatgcataaacgttattttctcaaaaatacaaacatgtacacacatgttgctcacatattattgtagtcctacagtgttatcagacatcagccattaatatgtttttaagcaactgaaaaaagcacaaatgtcaaggcatgtcaaaacttctccagggcccaaaacaccctcagaccccagagggttaattgtaATGCTCATTCCATCCATGTTTTGTATGtatatgtaaagggatcaatggaaaggaggcgagaaccggcttgacaatataagtaatagttttaatgataaacttaaaagacaaacacacacgacggacatggccataaacgatctctctctcgttgcaccaccatctgtcatcagcctttatccctctcggaggcttaatttgcctgataagggaccgggtgtgtagaatcacgacctggccccaccctccgccctgccacagtataaTTTCCTTCTCCTCAGGAGCACTATTAAAGTATTTCGGGACAGGACCACAAACCACCTCCACCGATGACACTGCTAGCGAATGGCCTTTACTAACTGTTCTGGTAACTTATTGGTAAAATTCTCTCTCTGAAATGAgagcttttttatttatctaatttCTCTTATTTTGGCTGGTTCAGAAACCAGtagggccccatacactatttttgtttagggcccccaaaaccctaggACCGGCTCTGTTCCAGGAGATACTGTGTCATCAATAAGATTAGAgagatttcatttaaaattattcattGTATTTATCCAGTAAATCAggttatacaaatatttaagaaagatattgatttgaaatgtgtgttttgtaattTGAATGAAGAGAGTATTTGCCATCTTTTTTTTGAATGCATTTGCACTAGATTGTTCTGGTGTGATTGTAAGGTCTTTTTTAAGGAGAGTTCTGGATCTGATATTACTTTGGAggacaaaaatatatatctttttttacaaTAGGCCTTTAGAAAAGAAAATTAGTTTTgttcttaatttgtttattatttttgagaAATATCACATTCAGAAATGTCGTTGGTCAAAAAGTACACTATGCAATTTAAGTTTGAGCTTTGTCAGTATCTTAAAGCATTGGATGGTTTAAGgaacactaaataaaaaaatactatagATTGTTGTAAAGCCTTGAAATATTAtcctttttaaggatttttgtatttattttgtaattggaGATAAGTTTTTGAttttaatgtatatatgtatatagttcttaattctgttgttttgttgttaatttattttatttacttgtaatattttgtattaatattgttttttgttttgttttagtttttattgcaattataaaaaatattttattgtcattctgtatttaattattgtgtgattttgataccAAAAGTTCGGCTTGTAGGTGAAACGGAACTGACCTATTTTTCAAGGTGACGTCGACGTTGACATTGCACCATGGCAACGCGCTGCGCGCGCTCCAGCGTCCAGACCGAAGCAGCGGCGTGTTCAGAAACAGCGCGCGGTAAATTCACACATGAGGCGATTTGCAAATAACAGCATTGATTTGCACTGCTCGTCCTGAGTGCCAGATATTATAACTGCAAGACTAGATATttgctgtgttgtgtttgttcGCTTTATTGTTTTCGGGTGAAAAGTTGAGGCTCCACAGCGCGAGGGAGACGATGCTTCAATCTATTCAAGTTACAGGTGAGTCTGTCAACCCAACCTGATGTTATCTGTATCTTGGATTGCGAAAAATAACGCAAGCCCGTTTTATGGAGCTATAAGAAAATGCACAGTTCGTTAAATTGGTCTGTCATTATAAATACTATTACAAACAGTAATGTGATggcatcagaatcagaatcaatgtattgccaagtatgcttacacatacaaggaatttgtcttggtgacatgTACTAAAAGATCACCACTATGGTATTCACATGAATACCAAAAATCTTGGTAATACCTTTTTGTGTAAGCCTGCTTGTGAATGATTTACAACAATATAGTGTCCCTCACAAAGTATATAGACActaaagtcacacttaaaaatgtcttaatgtTTTTGCACAGTATAGCAAAATCAACTCGagtgccatttattttaaaggaagatagcacaagcacatttTTCAAGCTAAATATTTCACATGAAgatgtttgttaggttttaatGTATACATTAAAGACTAAAACAATATATgaactgttcaaaattaagacacaaaagGAAACTATGCGGTTGTCAAATATTAGTTGTTACTCAGCTAGAACATCCAACTATTAGttatacataaatgcatcatTAGTTTGCCGATGGCACTCGgcttgatattttgttttctaatgcaatgcatataaatgtaaacaatttgagtGCAGCTTAGTCTTCCAAATATATTGAGCCCTCtgtgcattataatgcattactgtCAGTGCACTCTTAAAGATCCAAACATGCACAGACAGTTTTAAGTGCTTCTAGACTATAGTTGGGCTCTCTGATGCTGAGGTCCTTCTAGTTCACTGCACCTGTCAGAGCTGTTCTGCCATGAGGCATGGACTCATTTCACAGAGGCACATGGACTGATATGTTGTGTGCCACGTGATGGAGAACTTGAGAGTTGCATGACCTAACATTAATACTTACATGCATCCTTGGTCTATCCTCCTGAAATGATGTAGGAACAAATAAATATTGATTACAATAGCCAGCAGGATGAATGCGAAGTCCAAGCAACGAGTCTGAGTTGTCATGGTTTGTTCtgagttgttttgttttgctttctaATAGGAATGTCCTGGCCTGTGAAGTCAGCTCTCTAGACAGTGCAAGAGCTACAAGCTTAAAACAAGCTTCAATTCACTGCTGTCCAGATCTATTACTTGTCTTTTGTAGGAGTCCGGGTTAAATGGGCTAAGGAGATATTGTTTCCTGGGAAATGAGGACACAACAACTGACAACATCAGGGCTGAGTCTCAAGTTTAAGACAAGCTGTATTTCCTTGTCTTGAAATTCCACCTGGTGTACCTGCACTATGATAACCCAtcctaatatatattttttaagatatttgCCATACCTTCCATAATATAGTCCATTAGTGGTGCGATAAGCATCATTATAATCTGTTCTCTAAATTTGAGGAATGCCTGTTTTGTCAAGGGTTGGAAACACTGTACTTAGCTTTCAGACACTGCTTGTGGTTTTagctaattttattttacatcacaagCAATTTGGGCATATGTTAACCCATTCCTGCTATAGTTCTATAGTACCTCATTGGCAAACAGCACAAAACACTTCATGGGAATCTTGTGAAGTCTTTAAAAACATGccatatttatctttaaataaaaatatataaaaaataaaaaaaaaacagaattaagAAAATGAAAGCTTGTGGCAGGTCGGAGGGTGGGGCCAAGacatgattctgcacacccggcccctaattgggctgattagcccgagagggataagggccaactggagatggcagtgcgacagagagagagatttacgggcagctgcccgacatctgtgtgtgtttgtgtcttttggttcagttcttcattaaactattatttatattgtcaagccggttctctcctcttccttgcccatcttaatccctttacaaagtTATATTAAAGACAATCACTTAAGcattaaataatgtcacaatggcaatatatatatatatattgccattgtgacattattttcattaaaattaagcacatttccccccaattcccattactgtaatgcaaaaaagtaATGATGTATGTAAGTTGTTgttgcctttaatttatgctgatttaaaagaAAGTTTCCGGTTCAGTGCAAGTTTCAGGCTCAGTCAACAGTATTTGTGTccttatgttgattaccacagaaaataatttggaCTCTTCCatagtttattattatataatttgaaagcaaaaatctgggttccagtgatgcacttacaatggaagtgaatggggccagtctgtaaacacaaaaatactcactgtttcaaaaatatagccacaagatgtgagctacactcacctaaaggattattaggaacaccatactaatactgtgtttgaccccctttcgccttcagaactgccttaattctacatggcattgattcaacaaggtgctgaaagtattctttagaaatgttgggcaatattgataggatagcatcttgcagttgatggagatttgtaggatgcacatccagggcacgaagctcccgttccaccacatcccaaagatgctctattgggttgagatctggtgactgtggaggccattttagtacagtgaactcattgtcatgttcaagaaaccagtttgaaatgattcgagctttgtgacatggtgcattatcctgctggaagtagccatcagaggatgggtacatggtggccataaagggatggacatggtcagaaacaatgctcaggtaggccgtggcatttaaacgatgcccaattggcactaaggggcctaaagtgtgccaagaaaacatcccccacaccattacaccaccaccaccagcctgcacagtggtaacaaggcatgatggatccatgttctcattctgtttacaccaaattctgactctatcatctgaatgtctcaacagaaattgagactcatcagaccaggcaacatttttccagtcttcaactgtccaattttggggAGCTCTTGTAAATTGTAGCCTAttattcctatttgtagtggagatgagtggtacccggtggggtcttctgctgttgtagcccatccgcctcaaggttgtgcgtgttgtggcttcacaaatgctttgctgcataccataaggttagaaagcaattttatcacactaaaatcatgttaaaaagtataatgtttatatattggatctataattttgaaatggtgagtatttgACACGTTACGGTTTGgtcccattctcttccattgtaagtgcctcactggaaccaagattttagcttttttatttttataaagtaaaaataagttacattttttttttttttttttgctgtaatcaacattataccacaaatgctttcgagTGTCTCAGAGGACAGGGCAGGAATTTCTACAGTaactgtattttaacattgatatttatagtgaaattatattaataatacagaaaaaaacataattattgttttactacaaatatgtaGTAAAACCACAGTAGCCACCAGATTAATTCAGCTTAAtctgtagtaaaatcatgatttccaccaaaaactatggCTACTAAAGTCtacaatattattaaaactatggtatttgtaaagtaataccataataaccacaacataattattttttttttttgattcctgtattatcactatggtttcaTTATGAATATCatgattaaaatatggttactgtagtaataaAATGGTAAATGTATTGGAAGGAACACTATACTTATTGtcagggaaagcaaaactatttcagaaaaaaattatggtaccCTGTCTTCAAACTCTCTGAGGACCTCTGTACGATTGAGATTAAAGGCgctgtaagctatttttatttttaattgtatttttttatgaaatagtgCAGAAAACGTTTCTTATTCCTGATTGATGTTAATGAAATAGGTggcctgagatatctcactggtctctgtgacagcactagactaaACAGCAAACTAAAATGTGGTTGGGCCACTGACACATTCTTTGATCAGTGAATCTGAAGACATTGATgtactttctgcctgtcaatcattttgcatgttctcagTTTAGTAGTTGAAGCAGGTCATTCAGGTTTAATGTCATCTTCAGATTCATAGCAGTTGTCAGCTGAGAGCTATTTTGCTTCAGTTGTGTTCGAAACAATGAGAAGGTGACGGTCTCAATGTTATCAAACTCAAAAGTAAAACATCTGAACACATTGTCTtgaaaacaatgctttaaaatATCAATAGTCCTAAGAATAGGCTTCATTTCCTTTATGCAATGTAAAATACCAGAGATTCATCGGAAGACCTGAGTAGACCATTGTAGCATCTCTTCGTATGTGTCATTTTTTTCAGAACAGCTCTATTGGCCGGAGCTGGAAACATCTAAGATGTGTGTATTAAGCCCAATGGAGAAACCTGTGAGCCTCAGTCAGGTGCGGCTGGAGCACGTGTCCTCTGGCATTCTGAAGGATCTGTTTAACACAGGCACCAGAAGCTACAACATGCTGCTTCAGAAAGAAGCAGATGAACAGAAGAACCCTAAGTACTCCCTTCACAGATGCACCAAAAGAGCACAAAGAGTCTCGACAGCAACACATCGCACCAGACCCCAGCCAACCCTTGCACCTCTCGCGTTGAGTGAGCTGACCGTTAGTTGCAGAGACACCAGGCACAATCAGTCAGTCTTTTCCTGCTTCTCCACCAGCAGTTCCAGGCAAATGAACAGCATCAGTGTGCTGGGCAGCATTCGTCTTTCCCCTTGCCCCATCCCCAGACCCAAAAACAGCTTCCCTGCTGGTTTCCCAGGCACAAAACTGCCCCAGATGTCCAGAGCATGTCTCGCTGGTCGTGATGGTGAGAACTCAATCAAAAAGGTGTGCATCCTCACTGCCATAAAGCCGTCTAATGTGGAGAAGGAGAGGGACAGATTTTTCAAATCAGACTTTAACTACAACCCTCAGTTTGAGTACAGCAATCCTGTCCCTCCACAAGTGCTGGCAAAGCACAGCAAAGCTTCAAATCGCTTCCTCACGCAGGTATGTGCACATACTCCCACATAATTTAAAGGGCCCTCTTCTATGATCCACCTCTGATTTTGGCTGTGTTAGGGTTGTGTGTTTTGAAGCAGAGGAAGAATACAGTGATTGCATACCAATAAATTGATTATTGCAGACTAGCCACACTGTGGATTGCCTTAAGGCTTTTTCTGATGCATCACAAATCAAGCCTCATGAATGAAGACTGCGTGAAGAACCTGTCCTAGTTACTCACTGACGTCTATGCATTCATCACATAACAACTGAGTATCATTGAGTTTTTCACCAGATTTTGCATCAAACCTTTTACTAACATAATCCCCCTTTAGTAAAATATAGCAGGCTATTAGCACTAGCCATAGATGCTATTAGCACTAAGTAGTGTAAACAGCACTATGTGCAAATAGCGATAAATACTGTTTTTACTATGTGCAAatggcaacaaaaagcatcttctttgcactaagtgctaATAGTGGCAGTgtgattattatgtttatttagagtcccacagacaccctacaccaaccccaaaccctaaccttcccttagaAAAATTAACCATGTacgcggcgtagtgggctaaagcacataactgttaatcagaactgttccgaaggtcgctggttcgccgccattgtgcccttgagcaaggcacttaactccaggttactccggggggattgtccctgtaataagtgcactgtaagtcgctttggataaaagcatctgccaaatgcgtaaatgtaaatattttgtaggAAAATAATAGTACCATCATTATGCCCAACACCACTGTAGCAACACGCTGCAATTTCTGTGTTTCTACCAGACTGTTGGAGTGCAAATAGCTACGCTGTGTgccaggtgctatttacacctaatgCAAATACTAACTCAATGCATTAAAATAACACACTATTCTATAAATCAAGTAATCTGTAAATGACAGATAGTAAAATGACATGATCATCCTTTCAGAAATTAAACCCATGACATTTCAATCTCTCCTCTTTTTGATCACTTTATGTTTTTTGCCATGAtttctatatttgtttttaattatttaattgtctGATGTAACAGTAAAAAGTTATACAAACTTTGCTGTAAAATCAGCTTTTCTAATGGAAAGGCACAGGTTTCATAAAAGGACCTCTGGGACAGAAATAGAAGCATTTAAACATTGATGGTGGGTTAATTCATATTGACTATAAAATATTCTAGAAGTTGCATCAAAACAACTGAggcttatgtttgtgtgtttgttttcgtCTCAGGCTGTGCGGATCATGGAGTTGGCCCTGCAAAAATATGGCTCCTATGAGAAGTTTGAACAGGCTACAGGAGGAAACCTCCTCACCAAGAGCCGCATCTGGTACCACGTCAAAAAGTACATGGAAAAGGAGGGATGCACAGGAGAGGTGAGAGCGGGAGAGAGGTGCAGATAGAAAGAAACAAGTACCTCCATATTCACAGTGTGTACCAGAGCCTGTTATCTAACTACCCTTTGAGTATCTCAGAAACTTGAGGTACTGCCTAACAGGAATAAAAATCATTAGTCGCTTTTCCATTATCGGGCCAATCGAGAGcgtgctagtgcgtgccagggccagttgcgttcccactttCACTTCCGGGGTTTCATCGTGCCTCCTTTGGTCTTCCTCGTGGCTAACTGTCAAGCGCCTTTGGCCCGCCGATTACCCTTGGTCCAAAGAAGGCCAACTAAGGATGGATGTGGGCTCAATGTCAAAGACTAAAATAAGCAAACAAACCTCAGCTTCAGTCTTCAACATATTCATTACGAGGGCTAGCTTGTTTCCAGAGTCTAATACTTAAACTtaagcttccctcttgcttgtgaaatgggtggtGTATGACTTTGGTACCAGGGCAGCAAATTAAGGGTGGATTTTAGGGCAATGCTGGGGGCTATTGGCCCAATGGAGGGAATGCACATAGATTTTGGTCTCACGGCTCAAGATCTGAGGCTATTGGCCCaggctgaccagttgatagcccaGGCTTATAG contains:
- the LOC127620007 gene encoding putative tyrosine carboxypeptidase MATCAP2; protein product: MLQSIQVTEQLYWPELETSKMCVLSPMEKPVSLSQVRLEHVSSGILKDLFNTGTRSYNMLLQKEADEQKNPKYSLHRCTKRAQRVSTATHRTRPQPTLAPLALSELTVSCRDTRHNQSVFSCFSTSSSRQMNSISVLGSIRLSPCPIPRPKNSFPAGFPGTKLPQMSRACLAGRDGENSIKKVCILTAIKPSNVEKERDRFFKSDFNYNPQFEYSNPVPPQVLAKHSKASNRFLTQAVRIMELALQKYGSYEKFEQATGGNLLTKSRIWYHVKKYMEKEGCTGEIVVHLTDDLLSRASMTVVNSRPTLTINISTAREQWLAGMLRHEIGTHYFRSINNSHQPWSNGGGRKKHGLRPMNPTEEGLASIHSVLFRKDPTLWRAALLYYTVYQASRMSFSQLFHNLGRFVHDPNTRWDYCVRAKRGQTDTTQAGCFSKDQVYLDGILKILRHRDKIDFQLLMALGKVSFEDVERLKGLALMERVRIPHFLQDRAHYTEQLQKIMEVNQLTDEELCMLV